Within the Staphylococcus argenteus genome, the region AGTGCTTGAATCAAATGGTTCATCTTCTCAGGCTTCAATTTGTGGATCAACATTAGCGTTGATGGATGCAGGTGTACCGATTAAAGCACCGGTTGCTGGTATCGCTATGGGGCTTGTTACACGTGAAGATAGCTATACGATTTTAACTGATATCCAAGGCATGGAAGATGCATTAGGTGATATGGACTTTAAAGTTGCTGGTACTAAAGAGGGTATTACAGCCATTCAAATGGATATTAAAATTGACGGTTTAACACGTGAAATTATCGAGGAAGCTTTAGAACAAGCGAGACGTGGTCGTTTAGAAATTATGGATCACATGCTTCAAACAATTGAACAACCGCGCACTGAATTAAGTGCTTACGCGCCAAAAGTTGTTACGATGACAATTAAACCAGATAAGATTAGAGATGTTATCGGACCTGGTGGTAAAAAAATCAACGAAATTATCGATGAAACAGGCGTTAAACTCGATATTGAACAAGATGGTACAATCTTTATTGGTGCTGTAGATCAAGCTATGATAAATCGCGCGCGTGAAATCATTGAAGAGATTACACGTGAAGCAGAAGTCGGCCAAATATATCAAGCGACTGTTAAACGTATTGAAAAATACGGTGCTTTTGTGGGTCTATTCCCAGGTAAAGATGCCTTGCTTCACATTTCACAAATTTCTAAAGATAGAATCGAAAAAGTGGAAGACGTTTTAAAAATTGGTGATACAATTGAAGTTAAGATTACAGAAATTGATAAGCAAGGTCGTGTGAATGCTTCACACAGAGCATTAGAAGAATAATTAATAAAAATCAAAGTCATATGACGACATTTTATCGTCATGTGATTTTTTTATGTCTTTTTAAAGTAGAACCTCAATTTATTTTTGTTGCATTGGACATTTTAAAACACTTTATTATTTTGTGTGCAACTGTTAATTATCCAGTATGTATAGTGATTAATAGTGTACATCAAGTGTTTTTTAACTTATAATAAATAATGAGTTTATATATGGACGGGTAACAAATTTAGGAGGTAAGATTTTGAGTTTAATAAAGAAAAAGAATAAAGATATTCGCATTATACCACTAGGTGGCGTTGGCGAAATCGCTAAAAATATGTATATCGTTGAAGTAGACGATGAAATGTTTATGTTAGATGCTGGACTTATGTTTCCAGAAGATGAAATGTTAGGTATTGATATTGTTATACCGGATATTTCGTATGTATTAGAAAATAAAGATAAATTAAAAGGTATATTCCTTACACATGGACACGAGCATGCAATTGGTGCAGTGAGTTATGTCCTTGAACAATTAGATGCACCAGTTTATGGATCTAAATTAACTATAGCGTTGATTAAAGAAAATATGAAAGCCCGTAACATTGATAAAAAAGTACGCTATTACACAGTTAATAATGATTCAATTATGAGATTTAAAAACGTTAATATTAGTTTCTTTAACACAACACATAGTATTCCTGATAGTTTAGGTGTATGCATCCATACTTCATATGGCGCAATTGTTTATACTGGAGAATTTAAGTTCGATCAAAGTTTACATGGACATTATGCTCCAGATATTAAACGTATGGCTGAAATTGGTGAAGAAGGCGTATTTGTTTTAATTAGTGATTCTACAGAAGCTGAGAAACCTGGATACAATACACCTGAAAATGTAATTGAACATCATATGTATGATGCATTTGCTAAAGTACGTGGTCGTTTGATTGTGTCTTGTTATGCATCCAACTTTATACGTATCCAACAAGTGTTGAATATTGCAAGTAAGTTAAATCGAAAAGTATCATTTTTAGGCAGATCACTTGAAAGTTCATTTAATATTGCTCGTAAAATGGGGTACTTCGATATTCCTAAAGATTTGCTTATTCCTATAACAGAAGTTGATAATTATCCTAAAAATGAAGTGATTATTATTGCTACTGGTATGCAAGGGGAGCCAGTTGAAGCATTGAGTCAAATGGCGCAACATAAACATAAAATTATGAATATTGAAGAAGGCGATTCTGTATTTTTAGCAATTACAGCATCAGCTAATATGGAAGTAATCATTGCAAACACACTAAATGAACTAGTTCGTGCAGGCGCCCATATAAT harbors:
- the rnjB gene encoding ribonuclease J2; the protein is MSLIKKKNKDIRIIPLGGVGEIAKNMYIVEVDDEMFMLDAGLMFPEDEMLGIDIVIPDISYVLENKDKLKGIFLTHGHEHAIGAVSYVLEQLDAPVYGSKLTIALIKENMKARNIDKKVRYYTVNNDSIMRFKNVNISFFNTTHSIPDSLGVCIHTSYGAIVYTGEFKFDQSLHGHYAPDIKRMAEIGEEGVFVLISDSTEAEKPGYNTPENVIEHHMYDAFAKVRGRLIVSCYASNFIRIQQVLNIASKLNRKVSFLGRSLESSFNIARKMGYFDIPKDLLIPITEVDNYPKNEVIIIATGMQGEPVEALSQMAQHKHKIMNIEEGDSVFLAITASANMEVIIANTLNELVRAGAHIIPNNKKIHASSHGCMEELKMMINIMKPEYFIPVQGEFKMQIAHAKLAAEAGVAPEKIFLVEKGDVINYNGKEMVLNEKVNSGNILIDGIGIGDVGNIVLRDRHLLAEDGIFIAVVTLDPKNRRIAAGPEIQSRGFVYVRESEDLLQEAEDKVREIVEAGLQEKRIEWSEIKQNMRDQISKLLFESTKRRPMIIPVISEI